CGCAGTCTTTATCATTCCAGCTACGCCCGCACCTGATATGGCATGTCCGATATTACTCTTAACCGAACCTATTGCACAAAAACCTTTCTTTTGTGTGCTCTGATTAAACACCTGTGTAAGAGCCGATATTTCAATAGGATCCCCGAGTGAAGTGCCTGTACCGTGAGCTTCTATGTAACTTATATCTTCAGGGTTTACACCTGCAAGATTCTGTGCTGCTGCTATTACTTCAGCCTGACCTTCCCTGCTGGGTGCTGTAAATCCAACCTTTGTTGAACCATCATTATTAACAGACATTCCTCTGATAACTGCATATATGTGGTCACCATCTCTTATGGCGTCTTCCACACGTTTCATCAGAATCACTCCGACAGCGCTGGTAAAAATAGTTCCGTATGCATTGCTGTCAAAAGGCCTGGTATGCCCGTCGGGTGACCCGATCATTCCTGTCTGGTATAAGTAACCTGATTTCTGTGGAAGCTTTATCCCTGACCCTCCGGCCAAAGCCATATCACAGTGATAATTCAACAAACCTTCATATGCCATTGCAATAGCAGTCATTGAAGTCGAGCAGGCAGACTGTACATTTATGCTTGGCCCCTTAAAGTTAAACTCATATGAGGTTCTTGTAGCCAGATAATCTTTGTCGTTTCCTATTGCAATAGCCAGATCATCCTTTACTCCCAGTTTATTAAGCAAATGATAAAGGAAATAGTAGCTCATGTTGCTACCAGCATAAACTCCTACAGGATAATCATAGTCATTTCTTGAATAGCCTGCATCTTCCAAGGCCTCATAGGAACATTCAAGAAAGAGTCTGTGCTGAGGATCCATGTTTTCTGCTTCCCTAGGATTAAAGCCGAAGAAACCCGCATCAAACATATCAATGTCATCAAGTATTCCTCCCGCAAAGACATAATCAGGGTTATTCAAGCTTTCCTCATCAATCCCGCAAGCCCTTGCATCGTCTTTTGAGAAATACGAAATGGATTCTACTCCATTTTTAAGGTTATTCCAAAACTCCCTTATATTCCTTGCTCCAGGAAACCGTCCTGACATTCCTATAATAGCTACTCCCTCAAGTGCATTTTGTGTAGGCAAATTATCCATATTCTATCCTCTCCTGTGCAGTTGTTTTCTCATAAGTTTTGCTTCTTTTTGTCTCTGAAGCCTGTCCTCATTTTTGAGGAACGCAGGTTCCGCATTCTCACCGGATATGTACTTGGCCAGTGCGCATATTGTCGAATGAGTGAACAGGTCTATTAAAGAAAACTCCCTTTGAAATTGCTTGTTTAAGCGGTTATGTACCCTGGTCAAAAGAAGTGAATGCCCCCCAATTTCAAAGAAATTGTCGTTTATCCCCACATTTTCTAGTCCGAGCTCTTCTTTCCATATATTTGCCAATATGCTTTCAAGCTCATTCTTTGGCGCAACATACTCAGTCTTCTTTTCCAACTCAGGCAGCGGAAGCGCTTTACGGTCAGCTTTACCGTTTTGTGATAAAGGCATGGCATCCAAGAATACGAATAATTTAGGAACCATGTATTCAGGAAGAGCCTTTCCTAAAAAGGCCTTGATTTCATCTATTTCCGTTTTTGTATCCTTCTCACATACAATATATCCTACCAGGTGCATGTTCCCCGGCTGCTTTTCCCATGCAGTTACTATACAGTCCTTTACTGAGGGATGCTCTATCAATACTCTTTCAATCTCACCCAGTTCTATTCTTAACCCTCTTATTTTTACCTGGAAATCTATCCTTCCAAGATATTCTATATTACCGTCTTCCCTCCATTTTGCCAGGTCGCCGGTACGATATAGTTTCTTCCCGGGTTCCAGCGGATTGTCGGCAAATTTTTCAGAAGTAAGCTCAGGCCGGTTCAAATATCCCCTTGCCAGGCCAACCCCTGCTATGCACAGTTCTCCCGGTACGCCGACAGGCTGCAGCTGCAGCTTGCTGTCCATTACATACAGTCTGATATTATCTATAGGCTTCCCAATGGGAATACTATCCAGTTCATTGTCAGTAATGCAGTCAAAATAGGATACGTCTATGGTAGCCTCAGTAGGTCCATACAGGTTTGCAAGCTTTGTACCGTTTTTTGCAAGAAGGTTTTTAAAAAGGCTTACCTGTGCAGCAGTTAGAGCCTCACCACTGGCAAATACCTGTTTTAAGGATGCTACCCTGCCTGTTTCCCCCGTATCCTTCAAGTATTCCAGGAATGAATTAAGCATAGAAGGTACAAAATGCATAACCGTTATCATGTTTTCTTCAATCGCTTTTACGATTTTCCCCGGGTCCTTTTCAGCTCCAGGCTCAAGGAAACACACCTTCGCTCCCTGCATAGCCCACCAGAACATCTCCCATACTGATACATCAAATGTATAAGGGGTTTTTTGAAGTATAGTATCGCTTTTTATTAACGGATACATTTTCTGCATCCAATTCAGCCTGTTTACTAAAGAGTGATGTTCTATCAATGTACCTTTCGGCTTTCCTGTAGAGCCGGACGTATAGATCACGTATGCAAGACCGTGAGGGTCGGCCTTTCCGGCAAGATTTGATTTGTCACCGGTGTATAAAGCTTCATCCTCCAAATAGATTTTTTCAATCTTCTCACCTACATGAATATCGCTAAATTTTTTGTGAGAAAGTAATAATGAAACATTGCTGTCTTCCAAGATATAGTTTATCCTGTCTTGCGGATTGTGCGGATCTATAGGCAAATAAGCTCCTCCCGCCTTAACAACGGCCATTATCCCTATTATCATTTCGAGCGAACGTTCAAGCAAAATACCTATTATGCTTTCCTGTCCCATGCCTTTTTCACACAGTATCCTGGCTATCTGATTGGCTTTTTCATTCAGTTCTTTGTAGGTTAACTGCTTATCTCCAAACGAAGCAGCAATATCATCAGGATTTTTCAAAGCATGTTCTTCAAAAAACTCATATATTACTTTTTCTTCAGGGTACTCAGCATCAGTGTTGTTAAATTCCTCAAGTATCTGCCTTTCTTCTTTCTCTGTCAACAGCTTGATTTTAGAAATTCTCACTTCTGGGTTGGCAGCGATGCTTTCAAGGATATTCAGCAGATGATATCCGATTCTTTCAACTGTTGAAGGGCTAAACAAAGAAGTATTGTAATCAAATCCACCCTTCAAGCCCTGATCCGTCTCTGTCAACTGCAGCCTCAGGTCAAAGGGAGACATGCCGCTCTCTACAGCTAACTGCTCCATTTTGAGTCCTGGAAGATCCAGTTCAACTTTTTGAGTAGTATGTAAAATGAACATCACCTGGAACAACGGCGTCCTGCTTACATCACGTTCAGGTTTCAATTCTTCAAGCAGCTTGTCAAAAGGCAGCTCCTGATATGTATACGCATCAATGGTCATTTGCTTCACCTTATTCAACACTTCTGTAAAACAAGGATCATTTTCAAAATTTGTACGCATTACAAGAGTATTCATGAAATACCCGACCAGGCTTTCTACTTCTTTCCTGTTGCGGTTTGCAACAACCGTCCCTGTGAAAATGTCCGTCTGTCCGGAATACCTGCATAGTAATGCCTGAAAAGCTGTCAGAATCAACATGAACATGGTTACGCCTTCTTTGTTGCATATGCTCTTCAACTTTTCACTCAGTTCTCTTGAAACCCTGAATGTTTCAAAACCTCCCTCATAAGATTGACTTTTCGGCCTTGGATAGTCAGTAGGAAGCTGTAGTGTCAAAGGGTTTGCCAGCTGCTTTCTCCAATAGCTTAACAGTTCTTCCAGAGTTTCTCCCTGAAGTCTGTTTCTTTCCCATGAAGAATAGTCTGCATACTCTATTTCAGGCAAGGGAAGTTCAAGGTTTTTCTCTTTCAGGAATGCCTCATAAAGCTTGAAAAACTCTCCAACCAGGATTGCGTTTGACCAGGCGTCCGATATTATGTGATGTATTGTCATGGAAAAAACGTATTCTTCCTCACCTGTTTTAAAAAGGCAAAATCTGAATAACGGACCTTTCTCCAAATCGAAAATACGCCTTGCTTCATCCTTTAACACCAATTTGATTTTATTTTCAATCTCTTTTTTATGTACATGGCTCAGATCTACTTCAGCCAGATCTACATCAGCCTTCTTATTAATTACCTGTACAGGACTGCCATTTACATTTTTAAAAGTAGTCCTTAGTGATTCATGGCGCTCTACCAATTTTTCCAATGACTTTCTTATGGCTTCCTTGTTTGGTATTCCACTCATTTTTACTGCATTGGAAATATTAAACACAGGATTCCCCTTAGTAAACTGGTCAAAAAACCACATAGACTGTTGGGAGAAAGATAGCGGTAGATCTTCCCCTTCATCTCTGGATATCCTTTTAATCGGCTCTTTGACCGCTTGAGCCTCCATTTTTACTTGCTTAAGAAATGAAATAACCTCATTCTTTCTATTTGAAAGTTCACCGAGCAACTCCTTTGAAACTACCCCTTTGGGAGCCTGATAACGGAGAGCACCTTCTTCCAGCCAAAGTTTTACGCCCAGTTCCCTCAGATGAGTTAGAAATTCCAGTATCGACATATCTTCCTCCTAAGCTCAATATCTTTGTCATATCCGGCAAAACCTATAATGTACCTCCCTCAAGCTCTTCATCATCAGCAGCCGCTGCACTTTCAGCAGCCCATCTGTAAGTCTCTATCAACTCGGCTATCCCTGCAATGGTAGTGGTTTCAAAAAGTTTTCTCATAGGTATCTGGACATCAAACCTCTTACCAAGTTCTGTAGCTACTGCCGCTGCAATCAAAGAGTGTCCACCCAGTTCAAAAAAGTCGTCATATACACCTATAGTGTCGTATCCCAAAACATCCTGCCACTTATCAGCTATTGCCTTTTCAACTTCATTCCTCGGTGCTGTATAAGAGGTTTCTAATTCAGGACGAGGTCTTTTCTTCAGTTTTTCATTACTGTTTAAACCATACACATCCGATTTGCTGTTATTTTTCAGACCTACCGAAGATACTTCGACCTTTGGCGAAATATTGCCGAATTCCTTGCTCAGTTCCTCCAGACGTTTCTTTAACTCTAATATCTCTTCAAGCTGTTTTTTACGCAGCTCATTATCTTTTAAGCCTTCATCATCATCATCAAGATTTACAGTCAAAGTGATTTTCCCTTCTGTATATCCCGAATCGATCAATTCATCTGTTATTTCTTCCTTCTTTGAAATGAATACATCAGGCTGTTGGGCATCGACACTACGCTTTCCGGGTTCTATCCAGTAGCGTTGTCTTTCAAAAGGATATGTCGGCAATATAATACGGTGCCTCTTTTCATTTGAATAGAATTTATTCCAATCAACCCTTCCACCTGCCAACCAGAACAAACCAACACATTTTAGTAGTGCTTCCGAATCCGACTTGCCTTCATTTTTAGCTTGCATGGATGAAAGTATGGCTTGGTCTGCATCCTTTTTTCTAAATTTCTCAACTTCATCACATATTCTCTTTCCGGGACCTATTTCGATAAGTATCTGATCCGAATCCTTCAGTACCTCCTGCAAGCCTTCACTAAAGCGTAGTGCCCTGCGCTGGCGTATCCAGTAGTCCTTGCTTGCAGCATCCGAATCCGAAATCCAACTACCTGTAACACATGAGATAAACGGAATTTTAACTGTATTAAAATTGATAGTTGACATACTTTCCGGCAAGATTTCATCCCTGGAAGCAGCCATCTTCAATGCATCTTCCAGCGTCATGACCTCAGCTATACATGCCGCCACATATTCTCCTACACCTTCGCCAATCATATATTGAGGCTCTATCCCCCACTTAATCATCAGCTTAGCCAGTGAATACTCAATAGTAAACATCGCAGCCCTGCCAACACTGTACTCATCCATCTTTCTTGCAGCTTCTTCAATTGAAGTATCGGGATAAAGTAACTTACGTATGTCTATGTTTAATAAGCTTTCCAGTATCTTTCCGCATGAATCCACTGTCTTTCTGAAGAAGCTTTCCGTATTATACAGTTCTAAGCCCATATTCACATACTGGCCTTCTCCGGGAAACATAAATACTACAGGCTGCTCCTTTGGTTTTTGGAAATGAGAAAAGACACGGTCAGCTGGCATTGATTCTAAACTTGCTGCCAAATCTGCATTGTCACGGCACAGCACTACCCTGCGGTGATTGAAATTCCTTCTGCCCACATGTAATGTGAATGCTGTGTCAGCCAGGTTTATATCAGGATTTTTTCTCATATATTCCGCAAGGTTACTTGTCATCTTTTCCAGTGCAGTACCAGTCTTTGCCGATAATGATATCAACTGCCATGGTCTGCTTGATTTCTTAGAAGGTTCCAGTTCCGGTGCTTCTTCCAATATTACATGCGTGTTTGTACCACCTATTCCAAAGGAGCTTACTCCTGCCCTTCTCGGGAATCCATTTGTCTCCCACTTTGAAAGTTTGGTATTTACATAAAAAGGACTGTTTACAAAATCAATCTTGTGGTTAGGTTCTTCAAAATTCAGGCTTGGCGGTATTACCTTGTGCTCCATTGCCAGAACGGCCTTAGCCAGACTTGCAAGCCCTCCCGCATTTACAAGATGCCCTATGTTCGTCTTAACAGAACCGATAGCACAGAACTGTTTCTTTTTTGTATGAGATCGGAAAGCTTTAGTTAATGCTGCTATTTCTATAGGATCGCCCAGATCCGTACCCGTCCCGTGACCGTCAATGTATGTAATTGTCTCAGGGTCAATTCCTGAAACAGCTATAGCTTCTGCAATACACTCAGCCTGCCCATCCACATTTGGGGCTGTATAACTGTTTTTATTCGAGCCGTCATTATTTATTCCCGTTCCTTTTATGACAGCGTGTATATAATCACCATCTGCTAAGGCATCCTCAAGTCTTTTCAATGCTACTATGACGAGACCGCTTCCGCTTACTGTCCCATTAGCTTTAGAGTCGTAAGCACGGCAGTGGCCATCTGAAGATCCGATTCCACCTTCCTGGTAGAAAAAGGCCTCGTTTCTTGAAACCTGAAAGCTGACACCACCTGCAAGGGCAAGGTCACAGCTGTAGTTTTGAAGGTTCTGGCATGCATAGTGCAATGCAACCAGTGAAGATGAACACAATGTATTAACATTTACGCTTGGCCCCATCAGATTCATCTTGTATGATACCTTTGTGGATAAGAAATCCTGTCCGTTTGCAAGCATGATTTTAAACGTTCCTACGCTTTCCACCAGGCCTGGGTTTGAATAAAGATTCCGTATCATATATCCGCTTAAGTTTGCACTTCCAAATACCGCTACTCTTCCATCATACAGTTCGGAGTTATATCCTGCGCGCTCAAGTACTTCCCATGCGCTTTCAAGAAATAGTCTGTGCTGGGGGTCCATGACTTCAGCTTCTCTTGCTGAGTAGTCAAAGAAAGATGCATCAAACTCATCCATCCCGTCGAGAATCGCATCTGCAGCTACAAACCTTGGGTTATCCAGCAAATGTTCATCTATACCCATCTTTAATAATTCATCACGATTGAAAAACTTTACAGATTCTACCCCGTTGTAAAGGTTATGCCAGAATTCATCGACATTCTGTGCACCCGGGAAACGCCCGGTCATGCCTATTATAGCTACGTCACCCATAGAATTGCTTTCTTCATAATTACTCATCGATTTCCACTCCTTTTCTTCGTTGCATTTGCTGCCTTCTTTGCTTCATGAACTCCAATTGTTTGTTTACCCTGCTGTTAACCTCAGTAAAAGCAGGCTGCTCCTCTGAAGTACTGCTGTTATTAATATATTTGGACAGTAATGATATGGTATTGTATTTATACAGATCGACAACAGCTATATCTGTTTCAAATGCTTCTTTTAGTTTTGAATGCAACTGTATCAACAACAACGAATCTCCGCCAAGTGCAAAGAATTCGTCATGTATACCTACTCTTTCCATACTCAGTGTATCTTCCCATATTCCGGCAAGTTTCTTTTCTATTTCATTTTTGGGCGGTACATATTCATTTTCCAATTCAGGTCTTGGATGTAACGTTCTGGAAGCTGCTGCCTCATCAAGAGACTCCTTCACATTTGGCTGATTCAAGTAATTGGCATCTTCAATAGCTGTCTTTATATCCTTAGTTGATACAATAACCTGAGGCCTGAAACAGCCATTAATAATTTTCTTAAAAGCTTCCTTACCCTCATAAGCTGCAATCCCCTCGTTCATCACTCCCGGTTTACCTTTAAATGAATCCTCGTACAGCTTTCCTATACTTACATATTCTGACTCATGAGAGCCACCTGACGTCTTGCTCCTGATATTCGCCGCAGCAGCTTCCCCTGTCAGCCTCATTGAAAAGTTTCTTATCTCTGCCAGTTGAGTACCATTACCACTGAGTATATCAATATCACACGTTATTACTTCCTGTAGGGAACCGTACCCGTTCTTAAACCTTATATGCCCGTAAATCTTTTGTTCCAACACGCCTTTTATAATAAGCCTTTCATATGAGAACGGCAGGAAATTTCCTCCTCCGGCCAGCCTCAGTGCTCCGGTTGCCACATCCAGCAAAGCTGGGTGAAGCTTGTAGTTGTCCAAATCAGCATTAAAATCTTGTGACATTTCAACTTCAACCAGACCTTCATCAGACCCAAGTGAAAATCTTTTCAAAGATCTCCATCTTCCTCCGAAGCTGATAAATTCTTCTGAAAGTTTTTGTCCCTCGCCGGATGCAAATACTGTCCGGCTGTTGCATCTATCCTTAAGTTCCTGAATATTATATACAGTATTGTTCCTTTCATTTGAAGCCTTGATGTTCCCCTTCACATGTAAAAGCCAGTTTGCTGTTTCAGCCTCTTCTCCGTGCGGTTTTGAGACTATACGAAAATCAAACGAACCGCCGTTTTTATTCATTACCGTAAACACATCACGGCTTTCACCTGTTTTTACCGCCAGCGGATTAAGGAAAATCACTTCACTTATCTGGGCATTTACTTCTCCGGTGATATCTTCAAAGGCAGCTCTTGCCATTTCAAGATATGTTGTACCTGCAATCGTAGGTACACCGAGGACAAGATGCTCAGACAACACCCAATCTTTATCAGGAGAAAGTTCTCCCGCATATATAATCTTTTCTGGACTATCAGATATGCACTTCCCTAATATGGGGTGCAGTTCTTCTTCCTGCAAGTCTGATACCTGTCCCAATCCTTTAGCCATACCTACACCAGGCCATCTATCCCAGTCAATTGATATGAAACGCGTACCTCTGCGCGAGTCGTGTGCATGAGCGAAGGCATCAAGGAAGGCGTTTGCAGCACTGTAATCTATTTGCCCGAATCCGCCTGTAATTGCATTGAGTGAAGAGCAGAGCATAAAGAAATCAAGTTTGCAATCTTCAAATGCTCTGTATATCTCTATAGTTCCCTGTACTTTTGGTGCAAGTACCTGTTCTGTATTTTCTTTCTTTTTAAACTGGATCATTCCGCCGCCCGGATTACCAGCAGCGTGTATAATACCGTCAACTCTTCCGAATCTGCTTTCAACCTGCCCGCGCAGGTTTTCCAGTTCATTTTTATTAGTAACATCCGCCTGACAGACAAGTATCTCTGCACCCGCTGACTGATATTGCTTTAACTTTTTTATCTTCCGGGATACTGCATTCTTCTTACCGTGACTCTCTATCCAATTATCCCAATCCGCCTGTTCAGGAAATTCTGACCTGCTGACAAGAATCAATTTTGCTTTCATCTCTTGAGCAAGGTACTCTGCAAGAACAAGCCCTATTCCACCCAAACCTCCTGTCATCAGATAAACCCCATTGTTTTTAAGTTTTACGGCAGAATTCTCTTTTTCATCCAGCTTTATTCTTTCATAGGTTTCTGTCCAGCGCTGCAGCCCACGGTATGCAACCATATCCTCATCCGAATTTGAATAAACCTCCAAAGTCAGACACTCAAGCATATCCTGTTCATCTATGCTGTCCGGTTCAGGTAACATCAGGTCTATGCTGCTGCATTTTATATTGGGATATTCCCTCGGTATAACCCTGCACGGTCCGAGATGCAATGATTTTTCCGTATAAATAGTCTTTTCATTGACTATTTTATGTAAATTGTTAACTACCACCTTTACCCGTATCATAGAAGACCATCCCTGGCTTCCGATTGCCTGCGCCAGATAGAGCATGCTATAAAACAGCTTTTCTCCACAGCCTGAAGCTTCCCCGCTTTCCACAGCCGCGTCTCCCTCTGTTATCCCGAACAGGTTTACGATTTTTGTAGGAGTTATACCCACTCCTGACATGTCTTTCAACATATTGTCATAGTGAGTATAGTTGCCGACATTAATAATGTAGTTTTTGTTATCCATCTTTCTGTATTCTTCTCCTGAAACAGCAACTATAACTTCACCCTTTTGATCCTTCAGACACTTTACAAACTTGTCGGTAAAGTAGTTTCTCTCCAACAGGACAAGTAAAACTTCGTTTCCATTTTCACTGCCGTAAGCCAAATCTTCGGTAGACTGCTTCCAAACAGGAGTATAAAACCACTCGGACAACTCTGACCGTTTCATCGCCTTTAAATTAGGTTTTTCAGTTTCTGCAGGTACAGTTTTCTTTACCCAATAAGACTGCCCTTCAAAGGGATAGGAAGGAAGAGACACACGTTTTCTCTTCTGTCCTTCATATAACCTTGCCCAATCTAGCTTCGCACCGTTTAGCCAGAGGTTTCCCAATTCATCCAATGAATACTTTCCAATATCATCATGTATTGTCTGAGAATTTGAAGAAGCTTGCTCTTCTATACTGCTGAAAATCCTACCTGAATCTTCGCCACGTTTTTCCAGAGCATCGATGGCATCTGCAATGGATGTACATATGAGAAATCTTCTACATTCAAATTCCTTTCTGCCTATTTGTAAAGTGTACGCAATGTCAGCCAAATCTGAATCCTTATTTCTCTTAAGGAAGTCTGTAAACTGTACTGTCAAGCGTTCCAGGGCTTTGTCGTTCTTTGCTGAAAGTACAAGCAGGTATTGAGCATTACAACATGTACTGCTCTCTACAGCCGGTGCTTCTTCAAGCACTGCATGAGCATTCGTCCCCCCTATGCCAAAGGAACTGATGCCTGCCCTTAAAGGACTGTTCTCACTCTTCCATTCATTAAGTGTGTTGTTAACAAAAAACGGAGTGTTTTTGAAGTCTATTTTAGGATTTGGACTTTTAAAGTTCAAACTTGGAGGTATCTTCTTATGGCGCAGTGCCAAAACGGTCTTTATCAATCCGGTGACACCTGAAGCGGCATCAAGATGCCCTACATTAGTCTTAACCGAACCAATAGCACAATACCCCTTCTTATCGGTCTTTCTGCTAAATACCTTAGTCAAAGCTTCAATTTCTATAGGGTCCCCAAGAGGAGTTCCCGTTCCGTGTGCCTCGATATAGGTAATTGTGTCCGGAGCTATACCTGACTTCGACTGAGCTTCTTCTATTGCCTTCGATTGCCCATCGATGCTAGGCGCAGTATAACCCATTTTCAATGCACCATCGTTATTTATAGCCGTACCTTTAATAACCGCACTGATGCTGTCTCCATCAGAAACTGCGTCTTCCAGTCTTTTCAGCACTACGACACCTGCACCGTTTCCACCGACAGTACCTTTTGCCTGTTCGTCAAAAGCCCTGCAGTGCCCGTCAGGTGAAAGAATCATGCCCTCCTGGTATAAATAGCCTGCCTTTTGAGGCATACGTATGCTTACACCTCCGGCAAGCGCCATATCGCATTCTCCGCTTATAAGGCTCTGGCAGGCAAGATGTACGGCAACAAGCGAGGAGGAACAAGCCGTCTGGACTGTCACACCAGGTCCCTCAAGGTTCATTTTGTATGCTACGCGTGTAGCTAAGAAATCCTTATCATTGCTTGTCATTATCTGGTAGTCGTTTGCTAAACCTTTAGAACGGTCATCCCACAGGTTTTTAGCATATGTATTCATACCCACACTAGCATATACACCTATCAAACCATTGTATTTTCCCGAATCATACCCTGCATCTTCAAGGGCTTTCCAGGACTCTTCCAGGAAAATTCTTTGCTGAGGATCGAGAACCTCAGCTTCTCTCG
This genomic window from Clostridia bacterium contains:
- a CDS encoding amino acid adenylation domain-containing protein, whose translation is MSILEFLTHLRELGVKLWLEEGALRYQAPKGVVSKELLGELSNRKNEVISFLKQVKMEAQAVKEPIKRISRDEGEDLPLSFSQQSMWFFDQFTKGNPVFNISNAVKMSGIPNKEAIRKSLEKLVERHESLRTTFKNVNGSPVQVINKKADVDLAEVDLSHVHKKEIENKIKLVLKDEARRIFDLEKGPLFRFCLFKTGEEEYVFSMTIHHIISDAWSNAILVGEFFKLYEAFLKEKNLELPLPEIEYADYSSWERNRLQGETLEELLSYWRKQLANPLTLQLPTDYPRPKSQSYEGGFETFRVSRELSEKLKSICNKEGVTMFMLILTAFQALLCRYSGQTDIFTGTVVANRNRKEVESLVGYFMNTLVMRTNFENDPCFTEVLNKVKQMTIDAYTYQELPFDKLLEELKPERDVSRTPLFQVMFILHTTQKVELDLPGLKMEQLAVESGMSPFDLRLQLTETDQGLKGGFDYNTSLFSPSTVERIGYHLLNILESIAANPEVRISKIKLLTEKEERQILEEFNNTDAEYPEEKVIYEFFEEHALKNPDDIAASFGDKQLTYKELNEKANQIARILCEKGMGQESIIGILLERSLEMIIGIMAVVKAGGAYLPIDPHNPQDRINYILEDSNVSLLLSHKKFSDIHVGEKIEKIYLEDEALYTGDKSNLAGKADPHGLAYVIYTSGSTGKPKGTLIEHHSLVNRLNWMQKMYPLIKSDTILQKTPYTFDVSVWEMFWWAMQGAKVCFLEPGAEKDPGKIVKAIEENMITVMHFVPSMLNSFLEYLKDTGETGRVASLKQVFASGEALTAAQVSLFKNLLAKNGTKLANLYGPTEATIDVSYFDCITDNELDSIPIGKPIDNIRLYVMDSKLQLQPVGVPGELCIAGVGLARGYLNRPELTSEKFADNPLEPGKKLYRTGDLAKWREDGNIEYLGRIDFQVKIRGLRIELGEIERVLIEHPSVKDCIVTAWEKQPGNMHLVGYIVCEKDTKTEIDEIKAFLGKALPEYMVPKLFVFLDAMPLSQNGKADRKALPLPELEKKTEYVAPKNELESILANIWKEELGLENVGINDNFFEIGGHSLLLTRVHNRLNKQFQREFSLIDLFTHSTICALAKYISGENAEPAFLKNEDRLQRQKEAKLMRKQLHRRG
- a CDS encoding phosphopantetheine-binding protein, with translation MSNYEESNSMGDVAIIGMTGRFPGAQNVDEFWHNLYNGVESVKFFNRDELLKMGIDEHLLDNPRFVAADAILDGMDEFDASFFDYSAREAEVMDPQHRLFLESAWEVLERAGYNSELYDGRVAVFGSANLSGYMIRNLYSNPGLVESVGTFKIMLANGQDFLSTKVSYKMNLMGPSVNVNTLCSSSLVALHYACQNLQNYSCDLALAGGVSFQVSRNEAFFYQEGGIGSSDGHCRAYDSKANGTVSGSGLVIVALKRLEDALADGDYIHAVIKGTGINNDGSNKNSYTAPNVDGQAECIAEAIAVSGIDPETITYIDGHGTGTDLGDPIEIAALTKAFRSHTKKKQFCAIGSVKTNIGHLVNAGGLASLAKAVLAMEHKVIPPSLNFEEPNHKIDFVNSPFYVNTKLSKWETNGFPRRAGVSSFGIGGTNTHVILEEAPELEPSKKSSRPWQLISLSAKTGTALEKMTSNLAEYMRKNPDINLADTAFTLHVGRRNFNHRRVVLCRDNADLAASLESMPADRVFSHFQKPKEQPVVFMFPGEGQYVNMGLELYNTESFFRKTVDSCGKILESLLNIDIRKLLYPDTSIEEAARKMDEYSVGRAAMFTIEYSLAKLMIKWGIEPQYMIGEGVGEYVAACIAEVMTLEDALKMAASRDEILPESMSTINFNTVKIPFISCVTGSWISDSDAASKDYWIRQRRALRFSEGLQEVLKDSDQILIEIGPGKRICDEVEKFRKKDADQAILSSMQAKNEGKSDSEALLKCVGLFWLAGGRVDWNKFYSNEKRHRIILPTYPFERQRYWIEPGKRSVDAQQPDVFISKKEEITDELIDSGYTEGKITLTVNLDDDDEGLKDNELRKKQLEEILELKKRLEELSKEFGNISPKVEVSSVGLKNNSKSDVYGLNSNEKLKKRPRPELETSYTAPRNEVEKAIADKWQDVLGYDTIGVYDDFFELGGHSLIAAAVATELGKRFDVQIPMRKLFETTTIAGIAELIETYRWAAESAAAADDEELEGGTL